The window GACGCGAATCAGCGGCTTGTGCTTGCGCGGGCTGGAGACGTGCACAGCGCGGGCGACGAGTTCCTTGCCGGTGCCGGTTTCGCCATTGACCAGAACCGTGGCATCGGTGGCGGCGACTTGCTGGATCGCGGCCTTCAATTCGAGCATCCCGCGGCTCTTTCCCAATAGCTCGCCGGTGCCGGATTCCTCGGCGAGCGCATCGCGCAGATACTCGGCCTCCGAGGAAAGCCGGGCGATCTGTTGCTCGGCTTCGAGGCGTTCATCGATATTGCGCAGGATGAGCGTGAAGAAACGGTCGCCACGGCGTTCGAAGCACGAGAGCGTGACCTCGGCCGGGAAGCGGCTGCGGTCGGCGCGCAGCACGGTGAGCTGGGAGGGAATCCAGCGCTGCTGACCGGCGGCAAGATCGCGGGTGAAGCCATCCAGCATCCGGGCGCAGTCACCGGCGAGGAACCACTTGGCCTCCTGGCCGATGAGGTCTTTCGCTTCATAGGCGAAAAGTCTCTCGGCAGCCGGATTCGCGCGGACGATCTTCAGCTCGCTATCGAGCATGACGATGCCGTCCATCGCGCTCTCTAACAAAGCGGACACCTGTTCTTCGCGAGCCCGGAGAAGCTGCTCGGTTTGCAGGCGGCGGCATTCGGCGGCGGCGCGGGCGGCGAAGATCTCGAACAGGGAAACCAGCCGCGGATCGTGCGGCAACGGCTTGGTATCCATCACGGCGAGGTGGCCCATGATCTCGCCCGCGGCATCGAACAGCGGGACACCGAGGTAGCTGACCGCGTTCAGTGTCTTGAGATCGGGATCGTCCGGGTAGAGGTCGACGATGCGGTCGGGATAGTGAACGAGCTTCCTTTCCACCAGCACCGCCTCGCACGGGGTATCGGGAATGGGGTGCTCGAAGTGGTCGAGGAAAGCACCATGCAGCCAGAAGGCGTGGGCTCGCAGGCGATTGGTCTCGGGTAAATATTCCGTCACCCAGGCGCCAGCGGTGCCCATGACCTCGGCGAGATTCTTCACCAGCGCGCGGAAGAACTCCGAGCCGGTCTCCGCGACGGTGCCCTCGATCACGAGCCGGAGCGCGCGGGTATCGTCGGTGGCCATGGCGGGGGAGGTCATTGGCGGGAGGGTGAACGAGGGACGGCGGAGGATCAATCCGGCAGTGGGACACGCCGGTGCCCGTCGAACGGGGTTGAAAGTGGCCCGGAAATGGTGCGGTATCCGGTTGAATGCGTCGCACACTGATCCTCCTCGCAGCCCTCGTGGTGCCGGTTTCCGCCGAGCCGCAGACCGGAATGGCCAATGGCAACCCCGTGAAAGAAGCGGCTGGCAAGATGACCGTGCCGCCGGGTTTTGGCGTGGACCTCATCGCCGGTGAGCCGGACGTGGTGCAGCCGATCGCGATGTGCATCGATGTCCGGGGGCGGCTGTGGGTGGCGGAGGGGCTGACGTATCCGACGCGGGCGAAGGACGGTGAGGGGAAGGATCGCATCGTCATATTCGAGGACGCGGATGCGAATGGCACCTTCGAGACGCGCAAGGTTTTCGCGGACGGGCTGAACCTAGTCAGCGGGATTGAGACGGGCTTCGGCGGGGTGTTCGTGGGCGCGGCGCCAAACCTGATGTTCCTGGCTGATGCGAATGGCGACGACCGCGCCGACGGGGAACCGCAGATTTTGTTAGATGGCTTTGGCTACCAGGACACCCACGAGACGCTGAACTCCTTCATCTGGGGACCGGATGGCTGGCTCTATGGCTGCCATGGCGTCTTCACTCGTTCCAATGTTGGCAAGCTGGGCACGCCGGATGACCAGCGGGTGCCGATCAATGCGGGCATCTGGCGCTATCATCCCACCACTCAGAAGTTCGAGGTCTTCGCCTGGGGCACTTCGAATCCATGGGGGCTCGATTTCAACGACTGGGGTGAGGCCTTTTGCGAGGCCTGCGTGATCCCGCACCTGTGGCACATCATTCCCGGTGGCTACTACCAGCGGCAGGCGGGCTCGCATTTCAATCCCTTCATCTACGAGCCGCTCGAAACGATCGCCGATCACCATCACTGGGTCGGCGACATCAAGGATCATGCGCACTGGGGCAAGGAGACGCCGGTCTCGAAGGAAGTGGCGGATGCCGGTGGCGGGCATGCACACAGCGGCTTCGCGATTTGTCTGAGCGAGGAGTTCCCGAAGGAGATGCGCGGCAGTGCGCTGTTCTTCAACATCCACGGCCACCGCATGAACAATGATGTGCTGGAGCGGAATGGCTCGGGTTGGACCGGCAAGCACTCGGCCGACGTGATGCTGACGAATGACCAGTGGTTCCTCGGCGTGGCGATCGAGCCGGGGCCGGATGGCGCTCTGTATTTCACCGATTGGCACGATGAGACGAGCTGCCATCGCACCGATCCGCTGCGCTGGGACCGGACCAATGGCCGCGTCTATCGCCTGCGCCACGGCGACGTGAAGCCGTGGCAGGGGAACATGGCGAAGCTTTCCGATGTGGACCTCGTGAAGCTCCAGGTGGAGCACAATGAATGGGAGCTCCGCACCGCGCGCCGCGTGCTACAGGAGCGGGTCGCGAAGGGTGGTGCCGTGGATCCGGAGGCGCGCGAGTTCCTGGTGCAGACGGTGCGCACTCATCCCGATGCGACCCGCAGGCTGCGGGCGCTGTGGTGCCTGTCGACGTGTGGATTGCTAGACCGGAGCACGTTGCCGCTGGATGATGCGGACGAGAATGTCCGTGCGTGGGCGGTGCGCCTGGCGGCGCAGTCGGAGATGAGCGTGGAGCGCAGCCACTGGCTGAAGCTCGCGTCGAAAGAGGATTCGCCGGTGGTGCTGCTTTCGCTCTGCTCGGCGCTGCCGAAATTGCCGCGCGAGCTTTCGATGGATCTCGCCCGGTGGATCGCTCCGAAGATGACAAAGGCGGATCCGAATCTCACGCGCATGTTCTGGTTCGGCTTCGAGAGCCAGGTGCCGCGGGATGAATCGCGTGCGATGGCGATTGCGCTGAGCTGCCCGGATGAGCGCTTGGTGAAATGGACGGCGCGACGGTTGGAAACTCCGAATGCCCTCGTGGACACGCTTTCGATGGCCGGGAAAAAGACGGGCCTTCTGCTGGATGCCTTGACCGGCCGATTGGATGAAAAGCCGGAGGAGCGGTTGTCGGCACCGCAGTTGGAGCTGATCTCGAATCTGCCCGGTGATGCTGCGGTGAAGGCCAAGGTTTCCGCGCTCACCGAGCGCAGCGGCGGCCAGCAGGCGATCGGCCGCCTGTGGAAGAAGGTGGAGGATCGCAAGGCCAAGGCGGCGGACCGGTTGGATTCGCTGCGCTTGCTGGCGACGTTCCTCGAAAAGAAGGATGAAGACCGCCTCGCGGGCTTGCTGGACGATCCCTTGCTGCGGCTTCCCGCGATTACGGCGGTGCCTGCGCTGCTGGATCAAGAAGCGGCGAATGACCGTGTGGCAGGCTTCACCACCGAGGAGAAGATGGCCGTTTCCCGGATCGCCGCGCGTGAGGGCAAGGGCGCGCGGCTGCTGGAGTGGCTCGCGGCGATGAAGCTGAAGCAACAAGATGTCCCTGCGGATGCCGTGGCGCGGTTGCGCGAGGTGAAGGATGCCGCGTTGAAGGAGGAAGTCGTCCAGCGCTGGGGCGCGCCCACGGCGGATGCCAGCGCGCGTCGTGCCTTAATCGAGACGTGGCAGGGCAAGCTGACTCCGGAGGTGCTTGCAAAAGCGGAGCCCGCGAAGGGCCGCGCGATCTTCGACCGCACCTGTGCCGCCTGCCACAAGCTCTTCGGCGAAGGCGGGGCGATCGGGCCCGAGCTCACCGGTGGCCAACGCGGTGAGGTCAGGCATTGGCTGGACAACGTCCTCGATCCGAACGGTCTGATTGGCCAGGGCTACGAGCTCCATCGCATCGAGAAGAACGATGGCACTTCGATCACCGGCATGCTCGCCGCGGAGAACGATGACGAGCTGATCCTGCGCATGGTCGGCGTCGAAACGCGGGTGCCGAAGAAGGACGTGAAGAGCAATACCGCCCTCGGCAATTCGATGATGCCGGAGGGTCTACTCACCGGGCTCTCGGACGACGACGTGCGGGATCTGATCGGCTACCTGATGTCGCCTGCCCAAGTGAAGAAGGAATGACTCCCGCTCGGATGGCGATGCTGTTGGCGCTGCTGCTCTCTGAAGCACAGGGCGGGCAGACCGTCATTTCGATCCGTGGTGAAGATTTCCTGATCAATGGCAAACCGACGTTGGAAGGCAGGACTTGGCGCGGCCATGAGGTGGAAGGTCTGCTTCCGAACTCGCGGATGGTGCAGGGGATCTTCGACGACCTGAACCCGGAAACGGCAAAACGCTGGGCCTCCGCCGACACTGGCAAGTGGGACGCGGAACGCAATACGAGGGAGTTTGTGGCGGCCATGAAGGACTGGCGGGATCACGGTCTGCTGGCGTTCACGCTCAATCTTCAAGGTGGGTCCCCGATGGGCTATTCCAAGGACCAGCCGTGGAACAACTCGGCCTTCGATGAGAGGGGTGATCTGCGCGAAGCCTACGTTGCACGGCTCAAGACCATTCTGGACGAAGCCGACCGGCTCGGCATGGCGGTCATCCTCGGCTACTTCTATTTCGGTCAGGACGAGCGGCTGAAAGACGAGGCTGCGGTCATCCACGCGACTGATGCGACGACGGATTGGATCATAAAGCAGGGCTACCGCCACGTGCTGGTAGAGATCAACAACGAGTGCGACGTCCGCTACGATCATGCGATCCTGAAGCCGGAACGCGTGCACGAGTTGATCGATCGCGTGAAGCGTCGTTCAGCCGATGCCGGAGTGCCGCTGCTGACCAGCACCTCGTATGGAGGCGGACACCTGCCCGGGCCGGAGGTGATGAAGGCGGCGGATTTCCTGCTGCTTCACGGCAATGGCGTGAAAGAGCCGGAAGCGATCCGGTCGATGGTCGAGCGAACGCGCGAGGTGAAGGGCTATCACGGCCAGCCGATTGTTTTCAACGAAGACGATCACTTTGATTTCGGCCGACCGGAGAACCACTTCACCGCCGCGACCGCCGCCGGCGCGTCGTGGGGCTATTTCGACTTCCGCATGAAGGACGAGGGCTTCGCAGAAGGTTACCAGAGCGTGCCGGTGGATTGGTCGATCAGCAGCGAGCGGAAAAGGGGCTTCTTCCGGCTGGTTGCGGAAATGAGCGGGAAGTAGGCGATTGCTCCCCGCATGAATCCGATTCGTGCATGTTGCGGCACGAATCCTCAAAGAATCATCGTTTAAAAGTGCCTGAGAGCCGGCGGTGGGCGGCTGCCTGCTGACCTTTCGGTCATGAGCACAAAGGTCGCCCCTGCGAAACGAACCACGGTTGCCAGCCGTCGGCACTACCACCGCCCGACGCCCCAGAAGCAGGATTCGTGGGAGAGTTGGGTGGGTGACCGCCGGTCTCGTTATGGCCGGTGGGAATGGTACTTCGCGCTCGTGATCGTGGCTACCGTCGCGGGGCTGATCGTGTGGAGGGTCGTCTGATCAGATCTTCCGCAGCACGCCCGTCGAGTCGCCGAAGCGCTTTTCCTTCACGCCCATCTCTTCCAGCATGCGCAGGTAGAGGTTCGCCATCGGTACGTTTTCGCCGAGGTCGACGTGGCGGCCGGGCTTGAAGGCGCCGCCCGCATTGCCGGCGATCACGATGGGCAGGTCGTCATGATTGTGACGGTCGCCGTCGGAGATGCAGCCGCCGTAGACGATCATGGAGTTGTGGAGGAGGCTCTTGCCGTCCACGTCCTCGGTCTTCTTCATCTTGTCGAGGAAGTAGGCGAGCTGGTCCATGTAGAAGCGGTCGATCTTGGCGATCTTCTCGGTGTTCTCCTTCTTGCCCTGGTGGTGGGAGATATTGTGGTGGCCGTCATTGACGCCGATCTCCCCGAAGCTGCGGTTGCTGCCGTCATGCGCCATCAGGAAGGTGGAGATGCGGGTGGAGTCGGTTTTGAAGGCGAGCACCATCATGTCGAACATCATCCGCAGGTGATCCTCGTAGGAGTTCGGCTCGCTCTTCGGGGCGGCCTGGCCGGGGTCGGGCGGCAGGCCCATGGCCTCGGTCTTCTCGATCTGCTTCTCGATCTCGCGGACGCCGGTGAGGTATTCGTCCAGCTTGTGCTGGTCGGTGCGGCCGAGCCGACGGTGGAGCGCCTGGGCGTCGTGCTGGATGAAATCGAGCATCGATTTCTTGGTGGCGTAGCGGCGGCCGAGGCTGTCGGCGCGCTCCTTCGCATCACCGGCGCCGAAGAGCCGCTCGAAGAC is drawn from Luteolibacter sp. Y139 and contains these coding sequences:
- a CDS encoding sigma-54-dependent Fis family transcriptional regulator; the encoded protein is MTSPAMATDDTRALRLVIEGTVAETGSEFFRALVKNLAEVMGTAGAWVTEYLPETNRLRAHAFWLHGAFLDHFEHPIPDTPCEAVLVERKLVHYPDRIVDLYPDDPDLKTLNAVSYLGVPLFDAAGEIMGHLAVMDTKPLPHDPRLVSLFEIFAARAAAECRRLQTEQLLRAREEQVSALLESAMDGIVMLDSELKIVRANPAAERLFAYEAKDLIGQEAKWFLAGDCARMLDGFTRDLAAGQQRWIPSQLTVLRADRSRFPAEVTLSCFERRGDRFFTLILRNIDERLEAEQQIARLSSEAEYLRDALAEESGTGELLGKSRGMLELKAAIQQVAATDATVLVNGETGTGKELVARAVHVSSPRKHKPLIRVNCAAIPGTLIESEFFGHEKGAFTGAVAKREGRFALADGGTLFLDEVGELPLDLQAKLLRVLQEGEFEPLGSAKTQKVDVRVVAATNRDLSKMVAEGTFREDLYYRLNVFPLVVPPLRERGQDIALLASSYQERFAKRMGRRVDPLHPEDVRRLTAHEWPGNIRELQNVIERALILSPCSRIDLRHAMPVTAVEIPAANENDATRVLTATELAEVERANLKRALEAAKGKIAGKDGAATLVGIPPSTFSSRMKALGIER
- a CDS encoding PVC-type heme-binding CxxCH protein translates to MRRTLILLAALVVPVSAEPQTGMANGNPVKEAAGKMTVPPGFGVDLIAGEPDVVQPIAMCIDVRGRLWVAEGLTYPTRAKDGEGKDRIVIFEDADANGTFETRKVFADGLNLVSGIETGFGGVFVGAAPNLMFLADANGDDRADGEPQILLDGFGYQDTHETLNSFIWGPDGWLYGCHGVFTRSNVGKLGTPDDQRVPINAGIWRYHPTTQKFEVFAWGTSNPWGLDFNDWGEAFCEACVIPHLWHIIPGGYYQRQAGSHFNPFIYEPLETIADHHHWVGDIKDHAHWGKETPVSKEVADAGGGHAHSGFAICLSEEFPKEMRGSALFFNIHGHRMNNDVLERNGSGWTGKHSADVMLTNDQWFLGVAIEPGPDGALYFTDWHDETSCHRTDPLRWDRTNGRVYRLRHGDVKPWQGNMAKLSDVDLVKLQVEHNEWELRTARRVLQERVAKGGAVDPEAREFLVQTVRTHPDATRRLRALWCLSTCGLLDRSTLPLDDADENVRAWAVRLAAQSEMSVERSHWLKLASKEDSPVVLLSLCSALPKLPRELSMDLARWIAPKMTKADPNLTRMFWFGFESQVPRDESRAMAIALSCPDERLVKWTARRLETPNALVDTLSMAGKKTGLLLDALTGRLDEKPEERLSAPQLELISNLPGDAAVKAKVSALTERSGGQQAIGRLWKKVEDRKAKAADRLDSLRLLATFLEKKDEDRLAGLLDDPLLRLPAITAVPALLDQEAANDRVAGFTTEEKMAVSRIAAREGKGARLLEWLAAMKLKQQDVPADAVARLREVKDAALKEEVVQRWGAPTADASARRALIETWQGKLTPEVLAKAEPAKGRAIFDRTCAACHKLFGEGGAIGPELTGGQRGEVRHWLDNVLDPNGLIGQGYELHRIEKNDGTSITGMLAAENDDELILRMVGVETRVPKKDVKSNTALGNSMMPEGLLTGLSDDDVRDLIGYLMSPAQVKKE
- a CDS encoding DUF1552 domain-containing protein, with the translated sequence MSTYPGLTGSRRGFLRGLGAAVGLPALDIFRPLMAAETAVHGLATTASGAPLRTAFLYIPNGVNLDYWRPNGTTAGYKMGATFKSMEALREDFQIFTGFEQQFARANGDGPGDHARGVATFLTSCQARKTAGSDINLGISIDQVAANAIGSQTRLPSLELSADGVRKSGSCDSGYSCAYQFNLSWRSNNQPMTPESSPRAVFERLFGAGDAKERADSLGRRYATKKSMLDFIQHDAQALHRRLGRTDQHKLDEYLTGVREIEKQIEKTEAMGLPPDPGQAAPKSEPNSYEDHLRMMFDMMVLAFKTDSTRISTFLMAHDGSNRSFGEIGVNDGHHNISHHQGKKENTEKIAKIDRFYMDQLAYFLDKMKKTEDVDGKSLLHNSMIVYGGCISDGDRHNHDDLPIVIAGNAGGAFKPGRHVDLGENVPMANLYLRMLEEMGVKEKRFGDSTGVLRKI